Proteins encoded within one genomic window of Thunnus maccoyii chromosome 22, fThuMac1.1, whole genome shotgun sequence:
- the LOC121888814 gene encoding complement C1q-like protein 4: MDAFKEYLEAMAAQLKDSQIQIEELKRKERTMVAFTAVADGGAHGPFNMDTTLVYNEVITNIGDAYNSCSGIFSAPVAGLYYFTFFYHAGGEHPSKLFLMKNCETIVMTHDHKSRYDTADNGGNAAFLQLKEGDQVFVRLVANTHVWGSCHTNFSGFLVRQM, encoded by the exons ATGGATGCCTTCAAAGAATACCTGGAAGCCATGGCAGCCCAGCTGAAGGACAGCCAAATCCAGATTGAGGAACTGAAGAGAAAGG aGAGAACCATGGTGGCATTCACAGCTGTGGCAGACGGTGGGGCCCATGGACCCTTCAACATGGACACAACTCTGGTTTACAACGAGGTGATTACAAACATTGGTGATGCCTACAATAGCTGCTCAG GTATCTTCAGTGCACCTGTTGCAGGTCTTTATTATTTTACCTTCTTCTATCATGCTGGAGGAGAACATCCATCAAAGCTGTTCCTGATGAAGAACTGCGAGACCATTGTCATGACGCATGATCACAAATCACGCTATGACACAGCTGACAATGGAGGAAATGCAGCAttcctgcagctgaaggaaggTGATCAGGTTTTTGTGCGCCTGGTTGCAAATACTCATGTTTGGGGATCATGCCATACCAACTTCAGTGGCTTTCTGGTCCGTCAGATGTGA
- the LOC121889920 gene encoding complement C1q-like protein 4 yields MAQEGTMVAFTALAEYGGAHGPFNTDTTLVYNEVITNIGDAYNSCTGIFCAPVAGVYYFTFFYHAGGEHKSRLALMKNCETIVIASDHKAGCDGADNGGNAAFMQLQAGDEVFVRLVANNHLWAARRHTSFSGFLVCPM; encoded by the exons aGGGAACCATGGTGGCATTCACTGCCCTGGCAGAATACGGTGGGGCCCATGGACCCTTCAACACGGACACAACTCTGGTTTACAACGAGGTGATTACAAACATTGGTGATGCCTACAATAGCTGTACAG GCATCTTCTGTGCACCTGTTGCAggtgtttattattttacattcttCTACCACGCTGGAGGGGAACATAAGTCAAGGCTGGCCCTGATGAAGAACTGTGAGACCATTGTCATAGCATCTGATCACAAAGCAGGCTGTGATGGAGCTGATAATGGAGGAAATGCAGCATTCATGCAGTTGCAGGCAGGAGATGAGGTGTTTGTGCGCCTGGTTGCAAATAATCATCTTTGGGCAGCTAGGAGACATACCAGCTTCAGTGGCTTTCTGGTCTGTCCCATGTGA
- the LOC121888815 gene encoding complement C1q-like protein 4 translates to MAQERTMVAFTALAEYGGAHGPFNTDTTLVYNEVITNIGDAYNSCTGIFCAPVAGVYYFTFFYHAGGEHKSRLALMKNCETIVIASDHKAGCDGADNGGNAAFMQLQAGDEVFVRLVANNHLWAARRHTSFSGFLVCPM, encoded by the exons ATGGCTCAAG aGAGAACCATGGTGGCATTCACTGCCCTGGCAGAATACGGTGGGGCCCATGGACCCTTCAACACGGACACAACTCTGGTTTACAACGAGGTGATTACAAACATTGGTGATGCCTACAATAGCTGTACAG GCATCTTCTGTGCACCTGTTGCAggtgtttattattttacattcttCTACCACGCTGGAGGGGAACATAAGTCAAGGCTGGCCCTGATGAAGAACTGTGAGACCATTGTCATAGCATCTGATCACAAAGCAGGCTGTGATGGAGCTGATAATGGAGGAAATGCAGCCTTCATGCAGTTGCAGGCAGGAGATGAGGTGTTTGTGCGCCTGGTTGCAAATAATCATCTTTGGGCAGCTAGGAGACATACCAGCTTCAGTGGCTTTCTGGTCTGTCCCATGTGA